The Ziziphus jujuba cultivar Dongzao chromosome 7, ASM3175591v1 genome includes a region encoding these proteins:
- the LOC107425618 gene encoding vacuolar protein sorting-associated protein 20 homolog 2, translating into MGNIFVKKPKITEVDKAILSLKTQKRKLAQYQQQLDAVIEAEKQAARDLIREKKKDRALLTLKKKKAQEELLKQVDAWVINVEQQLADIELASKQKAVFESLKAGNDAIKSIQSEINLEDVQKLMDDTAEAKAYQDEITAILGEKLSAEDEEEILAEFENLETQLAVQDLPNAPTSVPSSKENEDILDLPDVPTKTPVAPDAIVDAEVSSKKKVMEEPLAA; encoded by the exons ATGGGGAATATATTTGTGAAGAAACCCAAGATCACAGAGGTAGATAAAGCtattctttctctcaagacccaGAAGCGTAAGCTTGCTCAATACCAACAACAG CTTGACGCTGTCATTGAAGCTGAAAAGCAAGCTGCAAGAGACTTGATCCGTGAGAAGAAAAAGGACAGAGCCTTGCTAacattaaagaagaagaaggcacAAGAAGAATTGTTGAAGCAAGTGGATGCCTGGGTCATTAATGTTGAGCAACAG TTGGCAGATATAGAACTTGCAAGTAAGCAGAAAGCTGTCTTTGAGAGTTTAAAGGCTGGTAATGATGCAATTAAATCTATACAAAGTGAGATCAACCTTGAGGATGTCCAAAAGCTAATGGACGATACTGCAGAAGCTAAAGCTTATCAAGAT GAAATTACTGCAATCTTGGGGGAGAAACTATCAGccgaagatgaagaagaaattttagcagaatttgagaacttggaaaCTCAG cTTGCCGTTCAAGATTTGCCTAATGCTCCTACTTCCGTGCCATCTTCAAAAGAAAATGAGGATATTTTGGACCTTCCTGATGTGCCAACTAAAACACCAGTTGCACCTGATGCAATCGTGGATGCTGAAGTTTCTTCGAAGAAGaaag TTATGGAGGAGCCACTGGCAGCATGA
- the LOC107425606 gene encoding nuclear intron maturase 4, mitochondrial translates to MFRIVKRPFFITIITGKPLERIQSVVGYSSVAAADNLHMGIGKMTLAKDLACLIGNNSIEVDAGKPKSRMELKRYLELRIKKRVKEQYINGKFQGLVSNVIANTKTLQDAYNCIRLNSNVDVAVGNDNICFESMAKELRCGNFDVNANTFSISTKGTRKEVLVLPNLMLKVVQEAIRIVLEVVYRPHFSKISHGCRSGRGHRTALKYVRKEISSPDWWFTVLINKKLDGCILDKLLSVMEEKIEDPSLYCIIRSMFNAQVLNLEFGGFPKGQGLPQEGVLSPILMNIYLDLFDHEFYRLTMKYEALDRDIDTAQRSCSKLRGWFRRHLKTNDRSCVDEEIFNVKIHCCRLMDEILFAVSGSKDVALDFRTEILNYLKMSLYLDIDDQTEIFPCYGPRGINFLGTLIKRRVKESPRMKAVHKLKEKVELFAIQKQQAWNAGTVRIGKKWLAYGLKKVKESEIRHLADSNSVLSQISHLRKSGMETDHWYKHLLKIWMQEVNVKAAESEDSILSKYVSEPAMPKELRNSFYEFQKRAEEYIVSETASTLSLLPNSGSSVKPLIKTEIIAPVDAIKKCLLRYGLTTSKGYPCASSSLILLDSSEIIDWFSGIVRRWLRWYGECDNFSEIKLLIAHQIRKSCVRTLAAKYRMHENEIENKFDTELSRIPSTQDIEQEMVDETSATQAYENDEALMYGISYSGLLLLSLSRMVSQSRPCSCFVMGCLAPAPCVYSLHVMERQKFPGWKSGFPSFIHPSLNRKRIGLCKKHLKDLYLGHISLQSIDFSSFKCNENVR, encoded by the coding sequence ATGTTTCGTATCGTGAAGCGTCCgttttttataacaattataaCAGGTAAACCTTTAGAAAGAATACAGTCAGTTGTAGGTTATTCTAGTGTTGCGGCAGCTGATAATCTTCATATGGGTATTGGAAAAATGACATTGGCGAAGGACTTAGCCTGTCTCATAGGAAATAATTCTATTGAAGTAGATGCTGGAAAACCCAAAAGTAGAATGGAGCTCAAGAGGTACCTTGAACTCCGGATTAAGAAGAGGGTGAAGGAGCAATACATAAATGGCAAGTTTCAGGGTCTGGTATCTAATGTCATTGCCAACACAAAAACTCTTCAGGATGCTTATAATTGCATTAGACTCAACTCAAATGTTGATGTGGCAGTAGGCAACGACAACATCTGTTTTGAATCCATGGCTAAAGAGCTGCGTTGTGGGAATTTCGATGTCAATGCCAACACCTTCTCTATCTCAACAAAAGGTACGAGGAAAGAAGTTTTGGTACTTCCCAATCTAATGCTGAAGGTCGTTCAGGAAGCCATCAGAATTGTTTTGGAAGTTGTTTACAGGCCCCATTTCTCTAAAATTTCACATGGTTGTCGAAGTGGGAGGGGGCACAGAACGGCTTTGAAGTACGTCAGGAAAGAGATTTCTTCTCCTGATTGGTGGTTTACTGTTCTCATAAACAAGAAACTAGATGGCTGTATCCTGGATAAACTACTATCAGTGATGGAGGAGAAGATAGAGGACCCTAGCTTATATTGTATTATCCGAAGCATGTTTAATGCCCAGGTGCTCAATTTGGAGTTTGGGGGGTTCCCAAAAGGTCAAGGTCTACCACAAGAGGGAGTATTATCGCCTattttaatgaatatatatcTTGATCTCTTTGATCATGAATTTTACAGATTGACAATGAAATATGAAGCTTTGGATCGAGATATTGACACTGCTCAAAGGTCCTGCTCCAAGTTGCGTGGCTGGTTTAGGAGGCACCTGAAAACCAATGATCGGAGCTGTGTGGATGAAGAGATTTTCAATGTAAAAATTCATTGCTGTCGCCTTATGGATGAGATACTTTTTGCAGTTTCTGGTTCCAAAGATGTTGCTCTTGACTTCAGGACCGAGATTCTTAATTACTTGAAGATGTCTTTGTACTTGGATATTGATGATCAAACAGAAATATTTCCATGCTATGGTCCACGTGGAATCAACTTTCTTGGCACTTTGATTAAAAGGCGAGTGAAAGAAAGTCCTCGTATGAAAGCTGTCCACAAGTTAAAGGAAAAAGTTGAGCTATTTGCTATACAAAAACAACAGGCTTGGAATGCTGGGACAGTGAGAATAGGGAAGAAATGGTTAGCTTATGGTTTGAAGAAGGTCAAGGAGTCAGAGATTCGGCATTTAGCTGATTCTAACTCTGTTTTGAGTCAGATTTCCCATTTGCGTAAATCTGGCATGGAGACTGATCACTGGTACAAGCACTTGCTAAAAATATGGATGCAAGAAGTTAATGTGAAAGCAGCTGAGAGTGAGGATTCAATTTTGTCGAAGTATGTTTCAGAACCGGCCATGCCCAAAGAACTTAGGAACTCTTTTTATGAATTTCAAAAGCGTGCTGAAGAGTATATTGTTTCTGAGACAGCTTCTACTCTATCCCTTTTGCCAAATTCTGGTTCTTCTGTTAAACCTCTAATCAAAACTGAGATTATTGCTCCAGTTGATGCCATAAAAAAATGTCTTCTACGATATGGATTAACCACATCCAAAGGTTACCCTTGTGCATCTTCTTCACTTATTTTACTAGACAGCAGTGAAATCATTGACTGGTTTTCTGGCATTGTTCGCCGTTGGCTTAGATGGTATGGTGAATGTGATAACTTTAGTGAGATAAAGCTCTTAATTGCTCATCAAATTAGGAAGTCTTGTGTTCGAACTCTGGCAGCAAAGTATCGTATGCATGAAAATGAGATAGAAAATAAGTTTGACACAGAACTGAGCAGGATACCATCTACTCAAGATATAGAGCAAGAGATGGTGGATGAAACATCAGCTACTCAAGCTTATGAAAATGATGAGGCATTGATGTATGGGATTTCTTACAGTGGCTTGCTTTTACTGTCTCTATCAAGAATGGTGAGCCAGTCAAGGCCTTGCAGTTGTTTTGTTATGGGATGCTTAGCTCCGGCACCATGTGTTTATAGTCTACATGTGATGGAAAGGCAGAAGTTTCCAGGATGGAAATCagggtttcctagttttatccaTCCCAGTTTGAATAGAAAGAGAATTGGGCTGTGTAAGAAACATTTAAAAGATTTATATCTTGGTCATATATCACTTCAGTCCATTGATTTTAGTTCGTTCAAATGTAATGAGAATGTCAGGTAG